In the Mya arenaria isolate MELC-2E11 chromosome 11, ASM2691426v1 genome, one interval contains:
- the LOC128208551 gene encoding uncharacterized protein LOC128208551 has protein sequence MPPTRLFCGNCFKYYCDTCLTFHAKVLKEHIVFGGKGVDKFVGQENALITCDFHPPKILELLCDDHAELCCNLCVALNHRMCRSISLISDVASGVYKMDDFTQLPSKVTKVLASLKKVGEARKKN, from the exons ATGCCTCCGACGAGACTGTTCTGTGGGAACTGCTTTAAATATTACTGCGACACGTGCTTGACATTCCATGCAAAAGTCCTCAAAGAACATATTGTGTTCGGAGGTAAGGGTGTGGACAAGTTTGTGGGTCAGGAAAACGCCCTGATAACATGTGACTTTCACCCTCCTAAGATCTTGGAACTGCTTTGTGACGACCACGCTGAGCTGTGTTGTAATCTCTGCGTAGCACTTAACCACAG GATGTGCCGGAGCATAAGCTTGATATCGGACGTAGCCAGTGGCGTTTACAAGATGGACGACTTCACGCAGCTTCCCTCTAAAGTAACCAAGGTATTAGCAAGCCTTAAAAAAGTGGGTGAGGCCAGAAAAAAGAACTAG